One window of Vidua chalybeata isolate OUT-0048 chromosome 14, bVidCha1 merged haplotype, whole genome shotgun sequence genomic DNA carries:
- the NHSL2 gene encoding NHS-like protein 2 isoform X3, translating into MPFYRRSVAVRVRPVGPLTDLRDTCSVSALALLRQLAELCGHSVSLLGDIEGHLRALARRAARLHRRAARLQSLLRGRPLRATATATSNLDVESKKAVPTKLPWQQPVNVFLAAGRPPGMEQLHQEAQLNLQSLLQEEYEEQYTESRVTGQTFRTAGHLPPDTSPEPSPRPPPAKRLEFVLMPPSQRAAEEETSSSTVLSARPPDTSLSLPTSPDKQPPWPRAFPLPPVEEKQWHQPGSIQTNIVPINVSGSANGPTSSTHAPIGESLSCSFVPETTSRGTKPQEISPRPPLSAPLRKTFSDLGACCCQPPAAMDGAANPCASACNGTQGTPFSLPWTPLGYGSPPSLTTGPGKGPTCTSPGGFIPSPSPGSPTASTSFFIATEERMGSNGPSFFSGPVPASPPSSECIQGAQGNFLPGSREELEPAAGPAQLKVERAGCRFRERSLSVPTDSGSLCSVDIAYAETRRGSANYALGYPSASSEGSTSTDNISLGLEPEGQRRQRSKSISLKKAKKKPSPPTRSVSLIKEGQDGDEGLSAALPKDQRPKSLCIPPELQGHRLVHANPQGSAGREPNSTAAPHQWHLTDWRADGDPYQSLSGSSTTTGTTAVECAKTRGSSESLMSPSVSRATTPSQLSAEVDLKTSSPGRPTGLMSPSSGYSSQSETPTPTVPTSTILGHSPHQVRVRPLVPERKSSLPPTSPMERSPKGRLSFDLPLTPPTHLDHIGLKISLKGKTKVSRHHSDSTFGTKLAQKTSPITPIMPVVTQSDLRSVRLRSISRSEPEDNVDGPEHTEEPAHIPCPGPERKVKPPVAEKPPLARRPPCILPKPPVLREEGPLSPKSPPGTTAKEKGLAQDTFVVLRRGELRRGLGEPHLSLTPAGPRRLSQGSLDELRPERSGAEGERRKAKVPPPVPKKPSVLYLPLIPAPAQLGAGVGDLPPTPSPIITLDTDPTCCDPDAEDPPTPKAVGTSASEPASEPASEQGSSAEAGTEEKSFASDKTAESIVEEDDEVFTTSRTTEDLFTVIHRSKRKVLGRKEPGDTFSSRPTSHSPVKTSGSPTGESLAAAGNSGKSSSRNEDFKALLQKKSSKTSPGTRPSAAELLKTTNPLARRVITEFAPELDSANSPKSQP; encoded by the exons ccacctCTAACCTGGACGTCGAGAGCAAGAAAGCCGTCCCCACCAAGCTGCCATGGCAGCAACCCGTGAACGTCTTCCTGGCAGCTGGGCGCCCACCGGGCATGGAGCAGCTGCACCAGGAGGCCCAGCTCAACCTCCAGAGCTTGCTGCAAG AGGAGTATGAGGAGCAGTACACCGAGAGCAGGGTCACTGGGCAGACCTTCCGCACTGCTGGTCACTTGCCCCCCGACACCTCCCCTGAACCATCACCTCGACCCCCACCTGCCAAGCGCCTTGAGTTTGTGCTTATG CCCCCGAGCCAGCGAGCGGCTGAAGAGGagaccagcagcagcactgtgctcaGTGCTCGGCCTCCTGACacctccctgagcctccccaCCAGCCCGGACAAGCAGCCCCCCTGGCCCAGGGCCTTCCCCTTACCCCCTGTGGAGGAGAAGCAGTGGcaccagcctggctccatccaGACCAACATTGTCCCCATCAATGTCTCCG GCAGCGCCAACGGCCCCACATCCAGCACACACGCGCCCATCGGTGAgtccctgtcctgcagcttcGTGCCTGAGACCACGAGCAGAGGGACGAAGCCCCAGGAGATCAGCCCTCGCCCGCCCCTCTCAGCCCCACTGAGGAAGACCTTCAGTGACCTCGGggcctgctgctgccagccaccTGCTGCCATGGATGGGGCAGCCAAcccctgtgccagtgcctgcaatgggacacagggcacccctttttccctgccctggaccCCCCTGGGTTATGGGAGCCCCCCCAGCCTCACCACTGGCCCAGGCAAGGGGCCCACCTGCACCTCGCCAGGCGGCTTCATCCCATCACCCAGCCCAGGTTCACCCACCGCCTCCACCTCCTTCTTCATCGCCACAGAAGAGCGCATGGGCAGCAACGGGCCCAGCTTTTTCTCTGGCCCAGTGCCTGCTTCCCCCCCTAGCTCCGAGTGCATCCAGGGAGCCCAGGGGAATTTCTTGCCAGGAAGCCgagaggagctggagccagcGGCAGGGCCAGCGCAGCTGAAGGTGGAGCGGGCAGGGTGCCGGTTCCGGGAGCGGTCGCTGTCAGTGCCCACTGACTCGGggtccctctgctctgtggaCATCGCATATGCCGAGACCCGGCGGGGCAGTGCCAACTATGCCCTGGGCTACCCCAGCGCCAGCTCCgagggcagcaccagcactgacAACatctccctggggctggagcctgaggggcagcggcggcagcgctCCAAGAGCATCTCCCTGAAGAAGGCCAAGAAGAAGCCCTCGCCACCCACACGCAGCGTCTCACTGATCAAAGAGGGGCAGGATGGTGATGAGGGGCTCAGTGCGGCACTGCCCAAGGACCAGCGGCCCAAGAGCCTGTGCATCCCACCAGAGCTCCAGGGTCACCGGCTGGTGCATGCCAACCCCCAGGGAAGTGCAGGCAGGGAGCCCAACAGCACAGCTGCCCCCCACCAGTGGCATCTCACAGACTGGAGGGCTGACGGTGATCCCTACCAGTCCCTCTCTGGCTCAAGCACAACCACAGGGACCACGGCTGTTGAGTGTGCCAAGACACGGGGCAGCTCTGAGTCCCTCATGTCCCCTTCAGTCTCCAGGGCCACAACGCCctctcagctctctgctgaggTAGACCTCAAGACCTCCTCACCAGGCAGGCCCACAGGGCTGATGTCCCCCTCCAGTGGGTACTCCAGTCAGTCGGAGACCCCAACCCCTACTGTGCCCACCTCCACCATCCTCGGGCACTCCCCGCACCAGGTGCGTGTGAGGCCACTGGTCCCCGAGAGGAAATCCTCTCTGCCCCCCACGTCCCCCATGGAGAGGAGTCCCAAGGGCAGGCTGTCTTTCGACCTCCCACTGACTCCACCCACCCACCTCGACCACATAGGGCTGAAGATCTCCCTGAAGGGGAAGACAAAGGTCAGCCGGCACCACTCTGACTCCACCTTTGGCACCAAGCTGGCCCAGAAGACCAGTCCCATCACACCCATCATGCCCGTGGTGACGCAGTCTGACCTGCGCTCTGTCCGCCTCCGCTCCATCAGCCGCTCAGAGCCAGAGGACAATGTTGATGGCCCAGAGCACACAGAGGAGCCAGCGCACATCCCCTGCCCAGGGCCGGAGAGGAAAGTGAAGCCACCCGTGGCAGAGAAGCCACCACTGGCCAGGCGCCCCCCCTGCATCCTGCCCAAGCCCCCAGTTCTGCGGGAGGAGGGTCCCCtgtcccccaaatccccaccaGGCACAACCGCCAAGGAgaaggggctggcacaggacacCTTTGTGGTGCTGCGGAGAGGGGAGCTGaggaggggtctgggggagcCCCATTTGTCTCTGACCCCAGCGGGGCCCCGGCGGCTCTCGCAGGGCAGCCTGGATGAGCTGCGGCCAGAGCGGAGCGGTGCCGAGGGGGAGCGGAGGAAGGCCAAGGTGCCCCCACCAGTGCCCAAAAAGCCCAGTGTGCTGTACCTGCCGctcatcccagccccagcacagttGGGAGCTGGTGTGGGGGACCTGCcacccacccccagccccatcaTCACCCTGGACACTGACCCCACCTGCTGCGACCCTGACGCTGAGGATCCACCAACCCCCAAGGCTGTGGGCACGTCTGCCAGTGAGCCTGCCAGCGAACCTGCCTCAGAGCAAG gcagctcagcagaagCCGGCACGGAGGAGAAGAGCTTTGCCAGCGACAAGACGGCCGAGTCCATCGtggaggaggatgatgaggtGTTCACAACGTCCCGCACTACGGAGGATCTCTTCACAGTGATCCACAG GTCAAAGAGGAAGGTCTTGGGACGAAAAGAGCCTGGTGACACCTTCAGCAGCCGACCCACCTCCCACTCACCTGTAAAGACTTCAGGCTCCCCAACTGGCGAgtctctggcagcagcaggcaacAGTGGGAAGTCTTCCAGCAGGAATGAGGATTTTAAAGCCCTGCTCCAgaagaagagcagcaaaacaagCCCCGGTACTCGGCCATCTGCTGCCGAACTGCTCAAGACCACGAACCCGCTGGCCCGGAGGGTCATCACAGAGTTTGCCCCTGAGCTGGACAGTGCAAACAGCCCCAAAAGCCAGCCCTGA